TGTTTGCGCAGCTCTTGGGCGACCTGACTGGACACCAGACGCGCGGCTTCTTCTTCGGTCAGAATATCTTTGAGCTTTACAAGATCTTCACTTTGCTGCGCGATCTGGGTTTCATTTTCCGCCTTTGCCGCTTCGAGCGAAGCAATATAGGCAGTCAGCGCCTCACGCTCTGCGGCTTTGCGCCTTGCGTCTTCTGTGGCGCTGTCAATTTCACTTCGGGCACTGGCAAGGGCCAAATTCAATTGCTCTTGCTGGCTCAGTAATTCAACCTTTTCCGCCTCAAGCGTGGTGATTTGTTGATTTGATTTATTCTGCGCGGCCAACAGCGAGGCAACCTGTTCTTCAAAGCTTGCAATTCTTTGGCTGGCCTGTGCCAGTTGGTCTGCCGTATCGTCGCGCTGCTGAGTGAGCTGTGCGATCAACTGCGATTGCGCCGTAACCTCGGCCTGGGTGTCACCCAAGGTCGCGTTGAGCGTGCCAAGTTCGGTTTCAAGCGTTTTGACTTTGTCGCGCTCCATGCCCAGTGCTTCGGCAATTGCAGCAATTTCCGCACTAAGAGTGTTCAACTCGCTTTCCTGACCGGTGATGGTTTCACGCAGCACAAACTGCACCACCATAAAAATGGTCAGCACGAACATCAGCACAAGTAGCAAGCCGGTCATCGCATCCACGAACCCCGGCCAGATCGAGGCTTGGAAGCGCTGCCCTGTGCGTCGCGAGAGCGCCATTTTTAATCCTTTGTTTTCTTCGGCTTGGCGGGCTGCATTTCAGCCTTTTCAAAATCCTCAGTGGCTTTCAATATGGCATTGGTCAAAGCGGCAAAATCAGAGCGTAGGGCGCTGATGCTTTCCTGCCGCCCCGCGGAAATTTCTTCGGTAAGATGAAGCATTTGCACATCAATCGAGCGCAGACGCATCCGGCTTTCCGCATCCATGGCATCACTGCGTTCCTTTTTGCCCAGTACCTCGATCAGCTTTTCCTGACCTTCGGCAACTTGTGATAACGCCATCGCACCGGGGGTATTGGCCTCAAGCCTCTGACCAAGCCTGTCTATGGTATCTGCGAGCGTGCTCAGCTTTTCATCCACCAACGCCCGGGCACCATCACTTTGGGCGAACATGGCCTGCAGGGCATCCATTTGATCAGCCATCTGGTTAACCACACCAAGCGCCATATTTTGCTCGGGCGTTCCCTCGCCATCTCCGGATGAAAATCCAAGGCGGGTGATGCTTGATAGCCATTCTTCCAATTCACGGTAAAAGCGGTTTTGGCCGTGACCGGCAAAAAGCTCTAAAAGCCCGACCACCAGCGATCCTGCAAGTCCCAGCAAGGACGAAGCAAACGCGACACCCATACCGGCCAGCTGACTTTCAAGACCATTCATCAACCGGCTAAAGACGGCAAAGCCGGACTCGCCCTCTTGTGGGGCGAGCGAACGGATGGTTTCCACCAAAGCCGGTACCGTGGTGGCCAGACCATAAAACGTGCCAAGCAAACCAAGGAAAATTAGCAGATTCACAATATAGCGCGTGATCTCACGCACTTCTTCGATGCGGGTACCAACCGAATCCAAAATGGATCGTGTTGAGGCCGCTCCGATCTGCATCTGCGCACCGCGCGCGCGCAAAAGTGTTGCCAAAGGGGCCAAAAGCTGCGGTGCTTTAGACGAAACGCTGCCCTTTTCACGGGCAAAGTTTTCAATCCAGCGCACCGAAGAAATCAATTGCACAACCTGTACAAAACAGCTGATTACCCC
The nucleotide sequence above comes from Rhodobacteraceae bacterium Araon29. Encoded proteins:
- a CDS encoding biopolymer transporter ExbB translates to MDQSNLEDKLQFSQPVRQVMLMLIVVGLTAFGAVIAAPSVMPVVQSNLWLNGFIIFVFAIGVISCFVQVVQLISSVRWIENFAREKGSVSSKAPQLLAPLATLLRARGAQMQIGAASTRSILDSVGTRIEEVREITRYIVNLLIFLGLLGTFYGLATTVPALVETIRSLAPQEGESGFAVFSRLMNGLESQLAGMGVAFASSLLGLAGSLVVGLLELFAGHGQNRFYRELEEWLSSITRLGFSSGDGEGTPEQNMALGVVNQMADQMDALQAMFAQSDGARALVDEKLSTLADTIDRLGQRLEANTPGAMALSQVAEGQEKLIEVLGKKERSDAMDAESRMRLRSIDVQMLHLTEEISAGRQESISALRSDFAALTNAILKATEDFEKAEMQPAKPKKTKD